Part of the Sulfuricurvum kujiense DSM 16994 genome, AAAAAATTGCTCTTGCAATGTTGTTCGCTGGTGTATCATTAATGGCTGCTGACGGTAAAGCTCTTACTGCTAAATGTGCTGCCTGTCACGGTGCTTCTTTCGAAAAAGCTGCTCTTGGTAAATCAGCGATCGTAAAAGGTCAATCAGCTGCTACTATCGAAGCTTCTTTGAAAGCATACAAAGCTGGTACACAAAACAAAGCTGGAATGGGTGCATTGATGAAAGGTCAAGTTGCTTCTATGTCAGATGCTGATATGAAAGCAGTTGCTGCTTACATCGCTGGAATCAAATAATTATTTGATTTCTAACGCCAAGGGAGCAAAGCCCCCTTTGGCTACGCTAACGCTGAGTTCTCTTCATCAGAGAGCTCACGTGCAGTAAACCGCACTCTTTCTTCGCTTATCTCACTTTTCTAAAACTACTTTTTTTTTATTCCGGTCTGTACTCTTTTTTTGCCGCTTCTTGTTTACGCTGCTGATTGGCCGCATCGTTTAACTCACGCTCGTCATCGTATTGCACCTGATTCATCATTTTAGTCTCATCGTCAAACTGACCGTTTTTAATTCCCCATAAAAAAGCCGCCAGTGCGATACCGCCCAAAAAGATCGATGCTCCGAGCATCATCGCTATGACCCATGAATCCATAATTTCTCCTTGTGTAAACTTTACATACTTTTCTGTTTAGTCAGAAAAGTACCAAAAGAACATACCATGATCCAAAAACGCTACGTTCCTCTCGGCACTACTGCCTTCGGAACAGCTCTACGTATTGGATAATGGA contains:
- a CDS encoding c-type cytochrome; the encoded protein is MKKIALAMLFAGVSLMAADGKALTAKCAACHGASFEKAALGKSAIVKGQSAATIEASLKAYKAGTQNKAGMGALMKGQVASMSDADMKAVAAYIAGIK
- the ccoS gene encoding cbb3-type cytochrome oxidase assembly protein CcoS, translated to MDSWVIAMMLGASIFLGGIALAAFLWGIKNGQFDDETKMMNQVQYDDERELNDAANQQRKQEAAKKEYRPE